In a single window of the Campylobacter fetus subsp. testudinum 03-427 genome:
- the ilvI gene encoding acetolactate synthase III, valine-sensitive, catalytic (large) subunit (Pfam matches to PF02776.14 TPP_enzyme_N, and to PF02775.17 TPP_enzyme_C, and to PF00205.18 TPP_enzyme_M) encodes MKKLNGSQMISEALKHEGVSVVFGYPGGAALNIYDETYKQDYFTHVLTRHEQAAVHAADGYARASGKVGVAFVTSGPGFTNAVTGLATAYADSIPLVLISGQVPLPLIGTDAFQEIDAVGISRPCVKHNFLVKTIDELPRILKEAFYIARSGRPGPVHVDIPKDVTAAMGDFNYPSEIKMQTYKPNLKGHPNQIKKACEIISKSKKPIVYLGGGAINSNAADEARKFVYTANIPTVETLMALGTLRSDDELNLGMVGMHGSYAANMALSEADLIICLGARFDDRVTGKLSEFAKNAKVIHVDIDPSSIGKIVNAEYPIVGDLKNVLMELNDKIDIQEGSFDPWIEQISIYKKLHPLTYKDSDEILKPQWVIQNLAKIAGDDAVIATDVGQHQMWVAQFYPFTRPRQLLTSGGLGTMGYGLPAAMGAAWAVDVPVVAVSGDGGFLMNIQELMTLAANKKRVINIILNNNFLGMVRQWQTFFYGERYSNTDLSIQPDFVKICEGFGGKGFVAKTKDEFKNALKEALKIDTVSVIEVKIDRFENVLPMVPAGAAIYNMILE; translated from the coding sequence ATGAAAAAATTAAATGGTTCACAGATGATAAGTGAAGCATTAAAGCACGAAGGAGTTAGTGTTGTTTTTGGCTATCCAGGAGGAGCGGCTTTAAACATTTATGATGAAACGTACAAGCAAGACTATTTTACTCATGTTTTAACTAGACATGAGCAAGCAGCGGTGCATGCTGCTGATGGATATGCTAGAGCTTCTGGCAAGGTCGGTGTTGCTTTTGTTACAAGTGGTCCGGGTTTTACAAACGCCGTGACAGGTCTCGCTACTGCTTATGCTGATTCGATTCCACTGGTGCTTATAAGCGGTCAAGTCCCACTGCCGCTCATAGGTACTGATGCTTTTCAGGAGATTGACGCGGTGGGAATTTCTCGCCCTTGTGTAAAACATAATTTTTTAGTTAAAACTATAGATGAACTACCACGCATTTTAAAAGAGGCTTTTTATATAGCTAGAAGCGGACGACCAGGTCCTGTGCATGTAGATATACCAAAAGACGTAACTGCGGCTATGGGTGATTTTAATTATCCAAGTGAGATAAAAATGCAAACTTATAAGCCAAATTTGAAAGGTCATCCAAATCAGATTAAAAAAGCATGTGAGATAATATCAAAATCCAAAAAACCTATAGTTTATCTAGGTGGAGGCGCTATAAATAGCAACGCTGCAGATGAGGCTAGAAAATTTGTTTATACTGCAAATATCCCAACTGTTGAAACTCTTATGGCGCTTGGAACTTTGAGAAGTGATGATGAGTTAAATTTAGGAATGGTCGGAATGCACGGAAGTTACGCTGCAAATATGGCTTTGAGCGAAGCGGATTTGATCATCTGCCTTGGAGCTAGATTTGATGATAGAGTAACTGGCAAACTTAGTGAGTTTGCAAAAAATGCAAAAGTTATACACGTAGATATAGATCCAAGCAGTATCGGAAAAATAGTAAATGCAGAGTATCCTATAGTCGGCGACTTGAAAAATGTTTTAATGGAATTAAATGATAAGATAGATATCCAAGAAGGTAGCTTTGATCCATGGATAGAGCAGATATCTATATATAAAAAACTTCATCCACTTACTTATAAAGATAGCGATGAGATATTAAAACCGCAATGGGTTATTCAAAATTTAGCCAAAATAGCCGGAGATGACGCTGTCATAGCAACAGATGTCGGACAACATCAGATGTGGGTAGCGCAATTTTACCCATTTACTCGTCCAAGACAACTTCTTACTAGCGGTGGATTAGGAACTATGGGTTATGGGCTTCCTGCTGCTATGGGAGCTGCATGGGCGGTTGATGTTCCTGTTGTGGCAGTTAGCGGTGATGGCGGATTTCTTATGAATATACAAGAATTAATGACCTTAGCGGCAAATAAAAAACGCGTTATCAATATAATTTTGAATAATAATTTTTTAGGAATGGTTCGTCAGTGGCAGACGTTTTTTTACGGTGAAAGATATTCAAATACAGATCTTAGTATTCAACCAGATTTTGTTAAAATTTGCGAGGGTTTTGGCGGAAAAGGTTTTGTTGCAAAAACTAAAGACGAGTTTAAAAATGCACTTAAAGAGGCTCTTAAAATCGATACAGTAAGTGTTATAGAAGTTAAGATAGATAGATTTGAGAATGTTTTACCTATGGTTCCAGCCGGAGCTGCAATTTATAATATGATATTGGAGTAG
- a CDS encoding putative protein (DUF305 domain) (Pfam match to PF03713.9 DUF305): MKKTVLAMSIALAFNLSAAQNDHMHDPVGNSASYKIMMSMHEPMVNTPFVSSNSVEVDFLSNMIPHHQGAVDSSKLLLEFSKNDTVRKIAKTIISDQEKEIKEFNDILKNKTYSTTKIDSAKYDEFVTAERLDMKNMMADMGKVEDTNDVDRDFLQSMIFHHQGAIDASNQVLKYTKDKTVIQIAKNIIKAQEKEIKEFNELLKNGI; encoded by the coding sequence ATGAAAAAAACAGTTCTAGCAATGAGTATCGCTTTGGCTTTTAATTTGAGTGCCGCTCAAAATGATCATATGCACGACCCTGTGGGTAACTCTGCTTCATATAAAATAATGATGAGTATGCACGAACCTATGGTAAATACGCCTTTTGTAAGCTCAAACAGTGTGGAAGTTGATTTTTTAAGTAATATGATACCACATCATCAAGGAGCGGTTGATTCTTCTAAACTTCTACTTGAATTTAGTAAAAACGATACTGTAAGAAAGATAGCAAAAACTATAATATCAGATCAAGAAAAAGAGATAAAAGAGTTTAACGATATTTTAAAAAACAAAACTTACTCTACTACAAAGATAGATAGTGCTAAATATGATGAGTTTGTTACCGCCGAAAGATTGGATATGAAAAATATGATGGCGGATATGGGAAAGGTAGAAGATACTAATGATGTAGATAGGGATTTTTTACAATCTATGATATTTCATCATCAAGGTGCTATAGACGCTTCAAATCAAGTTTTAAAATATACAAAAGATAAAACTGTAATACAAATAGCAAAAAATATCATCAAAGCTCAAGAAAAAGAGATAAAAGAGTTTAACGAGCTTTTGAAAAACGGTATTTAG
- the ilvH gene encoding acetolactate synthase III, valine-sensitive, regulatory (small) subunit (Pfam matches to PF10369.5 ALS_ss_C, and to PF01842.21 ACT) — MRRVISAIVLNEHGVLSRIAGLFSGRGYNIDSLTVAPVPDSEFSRVTIVTSGDERVFEQIVKQLHKLIPTYKVIDSGEFVEKEMVLVKISLNENFSGLDPILKSYNGMVANANENCIIVMACDNAQRIDCFIKVMKKYNPIQIVRSGSVMMEV, encoded by the coding sequence ATGAGAAGAGTTATATCAGCTATTGTTTTGAATGAACATGGCGTTTTAAGTCGTATTGCAGGGCTTTTTTCAGGGCGTGGATATAATATCGACTCGCTCACTGTAGCTCCGGTGCCAGATAGTGAGTTTTCAAGAGTTACTATAGTAACTAGCGGCGATGAGAGAGTTTTTGAACAGATAGTAAAACAACTTCATAAACTTATACCGACTTATAAAGTTATAGATAGTGGTGAGTTTGTAGAAAAAGAGATGGTTTTAGTAAAAATATCTTTAAACGAAAACTTTAGCGGATTAGATCCTATATTAAAGTCATATAACGGTATGGTCGCAAATGCAAATGAAAATTGTATTATAGTAATGGCGTGTGATAATGCTCAGAGAATTGACTGTTTTATAAAAGTAATGAAAAAATACAACCCGATTCAGATAGTAAGAAGCGGATCGGTAATGATGGAAGTATGA
- the lpxD gene encoding UDP-3-O-(R-3-hydroxymyristoyl)-glucosamine N-acyltransferase (Pfam matches to PF04613.10 LpxD, and to PF00132.20 Hexapep, and to PF00132.20 Hexapep), which translates to MRLSEIYKILNLEFVGVDMEISALNSLGRANGGELSYCDSEKNSKFIEESGAGAILVTSNLANLVKSRAVIVEDPHLAFAILSKTFSKPLFYPKYPAVIDESVTIMPNVYIGNNVKIEARSIIMAGAYIGDNVTIGQDCIIHPNVVIYNNCKIGNECHINANAVIGSDGFGYAHTKTGEHIKIYHNGWVELEDNVEIGACTTIDRGVFEPTIVKKYSKIDNLVQIGHNCEIGFGCIIVSQTGLAGSTKLGRNVVMGGQSGTAGHLKIGDFAQIAGRGAVSKDLEPGKNYAGYPIMELKEWFKLQAKFLREFGVKR; encoded by the coding sequence ATGAGATTAAGCGAGATTTATAAGATTTTAAATTTAGAGTTTGTAGGAGTTGATATGGAAATTTCGGCTCTAAACTCTCTTGGAAGAGCTAATGGCGGTGAGCTTAGTTATTGCGATAGTGAAAAAAATAGTAAATTTATAGAAGAAAGCGGAGCGGGAGCTATTTTGGTAACTTCAAATTTAGCAAATTTGGTAAAAAGTAGAGCCGTAATAGTAGAAGATCCGCACCTTGCTTTTGCTATTTTATCAAAAACGTTTTCTAAGCCTCTGTTTTATCCAAAGTATCCAGCAGTGATAGATGAAAGTGTTACGATAATGCCAAATGTGTATATAGGTAACAATGTAAAAATAGAAGCTAGAAGCATCATTATGGCAGGAGCTTATATAGGAGATAATGTAACCATAGGACAAGACTGCATAATTCATCCAAATGTTGTGATATATAATAATTGCAAGATAGGAAACGAATGCCATATAAATGCGAATGCGGTTATAGGAAGTGATGGTTTTGGATATGCTCATACAAAAACTGGCGAACATATAAAAATTTATCATAATGGTTGGGTGGAATTAGAAGATAATGTAGAAATAGGAGCTTGCACAACTATAGATAGAGGCGTTTTTGAGCCGACTATTGTTAAAAAATATAGCAAAATAGATAATCTAGTCCAGATAGGTCATAATTGCGAGATCGGTTTTGGATGCATTATCGTAAGTCAAACAGGTCTTGCTGGAAGCACAAAACTTGGACGAAATGTTGTTATGGGAGGACAAAGCGGTACTGCAGGTCACTTAAAAATAGGGGATTTTGCTCAAATAGCAGGTCGCGGCGCTGTTAGCAAAGATTTAGAACCAGGAAAAAACTATGCAGGATATCCTATAATGGAGTTGAAAGAGTGGTTTAAACTTCAGGCTAAATTTTTAAGAGAGTTTGGAGTAAAAAGATGA
- the ackA gene encoding acetate kinase (Pfam match to PF00871.13 Acetate_kinase), translating to MKILVINSGSSSIKFKLYDMSNESVICKGLIEQIGAKNSYAKIVTKTGETAEKREEIPDHGTGIDVMNELLFNSHALKSLDEIDGVGHRVVQGADLFNDAVLIDDDVLQKIEELIPLAPLHNPAHLAGMKETLKVRPDIPNVAVFDTVFHQTMPKSSYMYPLPIEFYEKYKIRRYGAHGTSHQFVAKAGAKVLGIDFDHFSCITLHLGNGASIAAIKDGKCIDTSMGLTPLEGLMMGTRCGSIDPAIVPFLMKNANLSGEEIDTIMNKKSGLLAIGGSNDMREIEAKMDAGDENAKLAFEMFVLRIKKYIGAYISILGEINAIIFTAGIGENDARIREAVCSGLEIFGIRMDKDKNAAKKDEPRRVGLPETKVRIIIVPTDEELAIAEDTLRIINQSKK from the coding sequence ATGAAGATTTTGGTTATAAACTCAGGTAGCAGCTCGATTAAATTTAAACTTTACGATATGAGCAATGAAAGCGTTATATGCAAAGGTTTGATAGAACAAATAGGCGCAAAAAACTCATATGCAAAAATAGTCACGAAAACTGGTGAAACGGCTGAAAAAAGAGAAGAAATCCCAGATCACGGCACAGGAATAGACGTGATGAATGAGCTTTTATTTAACAGTCACGCATTAAAAAGTCTTGATGAGATAGACGGCGTAGGTCACAGAGTAGTTCAAGGTGCAGATCTTTTCAATGACGCTGTGCTTATAGATGATGATGTTTTACAAAAAATAGAAGAACTCATACCGCTTGCTCCACTTCATAATCCAGCTCACTTAGCAGGTATGAAAGAGACTTTAAAAGTTAGACCAGATATTCCAAATGTAGCTGTTTTTGATACTGTTTTTCATCAAACAATGCCAAAAAGCTCATATATGTACCCTCTTCCGATTGAATTTTATGAAAAATATAAAATACGAAGATACGGCGCTCACGGTACATCACATCAGTTTGTAGCAAAAGCCGGTGCAAAAGTTTTAGGTATTGATTTTGATCATTTTAGCTGTATCACGCTGCACCTTGGAAACGGTGCTAGTATAGCAGCTATAAAAGATGGAAAATGCATCGATACAAGTATGGGTTTAACTCCTCTTGAAGGTCTTATGATGGGAACGAGATGTGGAAGCATAGATCCTGCTATCGTACCTTTTTTGATGAAAAACGCAAACTTGAGCGGCGAGGAGATCGATACTATAATGAATAAAAAAAGCGGTCTTTTAGCAATAGGCGGCTCAAACGATATGCGTGAGATAGAAGCTAAAATGGATGCCGGAGATGAAAATGCAAAACTTGCTTTTGAGATGTTTGTACTGCGTATAAAAAAATATATCGGTGCTTATATATCCATATTGGGCGAGATAAATGCTATCATATTTACCGCTGGTATAGGTGAAAATGATGCTAGAATCAGAGAAGCTGTTTGTAGCGGACTTGAAATATTTGGTATAAGAATGGACAAAGATAAAAATGCTGCCAAAAAAGATGAGCCGCGCCGTGTTGGTCTTCCTGAGACAAAAGTTCGTATCATCATAGTTCCTACTGATGAAGAACTAGCTATAGCAGAAGATACGTTGCGTATAATAAACCAATCAAAAAAATAA
- the flgH gene encoding flagellar L-ring protein (Pfam match to PF02107.12 FlgH), whose product MKKKYILVFILPFFAGCATGANPDISMEPPTYVEQLPSKENGIGVSSPGSLFGRGDNPLFSDRKAMNVNDIVTVVIQETANQTSKADKTTKKDSTTSLNGGTFTTPANSSLSGIANDINKISGIGFSAGGANNYSGSGTSTRNETFNTTVSARIIKILNNGNYFIEGSKEILINNEKQIMQISGVIRPYDISQNNQIESRYISDAKILYKTEGDLQRATNKPWGTKVLETIWPF is encoded by the coding sequence ATGAAAAAGAAATATATTCTAGTTTTTATTTTACCGTTTTTTGCAGGTTGCGCAACAGGCGCTAACCCCGATATTTCTATGGAACCACCAACTTATGTGGAACAGCTTCCATCAAAAGAAAATGGTATAGGCGTGAGTAGTCCTGGAAGTCTTTTTGGTAGAGGAGATAATCCGCTATTTTCAGATAGAAAAGCTATGAATGTAAATGATATCGTAACTGTTGTTATACAAGAGACAGCAAATCAAACGTCAAAAGCGGATAAAACAACAAAAAAAGATAGCACTACTTCTTTGAACGGTGGTACTTTTACTACTCCTGCTAACTCATCATTATCTGGAATTGCAAATGATATCAATAAAATTTCAGGTATAGGATTTTCAGCTGGTGGAGCAAATAATTATAGTGGAAGCGGAACTAGCACTAGAAACGAAACTTTTAATACGACGGTTTCTGCAAGGATTATAAAAATCCTAAATAACGGTAATTATTTTATAGAAGGTAGTAAAGAGATCCTTATAAATAATGAAAAGCAGATAATGCAGATAAGCGGTGTTATAAGACCATATGATATCAGCCAAAATAATCAAATAGAGTCTCGCTATATCTCTGATGCTAAGATACTATACAAGACCGAAGGGGATCTACAAAGAGCTACTAACAAGCCTTGGGGAACGAAGGTTTTAGAAACGATTTGGCCTTTTTAA
- the pta gene encoding phosphate acetyltransferase (bifunctional~Pfam match to PF01515.15 PTA_PTB) codes for MLKAIYILESDYQNDKFRQNLLKELSEICNENAIFFPISNMDEKNCNTFLTKSEAKEILKNGKKNQLIKSIISKFDSIDANFIVVVGSSIESLDADIAKNLNAPFYLSQESEFKKDILGFTYINSISEIKTTNSNCITPLKFEKMLFDRAKSNLKTVVLPESDDDRVLKATQILLESESVNLILLGEKAQIEKRAELLNLNLEKAVIIDTKSNSYKDDFANTLYELRKSKGMELEKAKSLMEDRTYFGTMLVYKGVADAMVSGASTTTAQTIRPALQFIKMKPGISNVSGSFIICLDTKTQIYADCAITPNPTTDQLASIAISTAKTAKDFGLDPKVAMLSYSTGDSGCGEDVDFIIEATKKAKELDPSLKIEGPIQFDAAVDKEVAAKKLPNSTVAGNANTFIFPNLNCGNICYKAVQRTANAIAIGPILQGLNKPVNDLSRGCLVEDIVNTVLISAIQSQGE; via the coding sequence GTGTTAAAAGCTATCTATATTCTTGAATCTGACTACCAAAACGACAAATTTAGGCAAAATTTACTAAAAGAACTTAGTGAAATTTGTAACGAAAATGCTATATTTTTTCCCATTAGTAATATGGATGAGAAAAATTGTAACACTTTTCTAACAAAAAGTGAAGCTAAAGAAATTTTAAAAAACGGTAAAAAAAATCAACTAATAAAATCAATTATCTCTAAATTTGATAGCATAGACGCAAATTTTATAGTTGTAGTAGGAAGTTCTATAGAAAGTCTTGACGCAGATATAGCTAAAAATCTTAACGCTCCTTTTTATCTAAGCCAAGAAAGTGAGTTTAAAAAAGATATTTTAGGATTTACTTACATTAATAGTATAAGTGAGATAAAAACTACAAATAGCAACTGTATAACACCACTTAAATTTGAAAAAATGCTTTTTGATAGAGCTAAATCAAATTTAAAAACAGTAGTTTTACCAGAAAGCGATGATGATAGAGTACTAAAAGCTACTCAAATTCTACTTGAAAGCGAGTCTGTAAATTTAATACTTTTAGGAGAAAAAGCGCAAATAGAAAAAAGAGCTGAACTTCTAAATTTAAATTTAGAAAAAGCAGTAATTATAGATACAAAAAGTAACAGCTACAAAGATGATTTTGCAAATACATTATACGAGCTTAGAAAATCAAAAGGAATGGAGCTAGAAAAAGCGAAATCATTGATGGAAGATAGAACGTATTTTGGAACGATGTTAGTCTATAAAGGCGTAGCTGATGCTATGGTGAGCGGAGCTAGCACGACTACTGCGCAGACTATTCGCCCTGCTCTTCAATTTATCAAAATGAAACCAGGAATTAGCAATGTAAGTGGAAGCTTCATCATCTGCTTAGATACTAAAACTCAAATTTACGCAGATTGCGCTATCACACCAAATCCTACAACAGACCAGCTAGCAAGCATAGCTATAAGTACTGCAAAAACAGCTAAAGATTTTGGACTTGATCCTAAAGTAGCAATGTTAAGTTACTCCACTGGCGACAGTGGATGTGGTGAAGATGTAGATTTTATAATAGAAGCAACAAAAAAAGCAAAAGAGCTTGATCCTAGCTTAAAAATAGAAGGTCCGATTCAGTTTGATGCTGCAGTAGATAAAGAAGTCGCTGCTAAAAAATTGCCAAACTCAACAGTGGCTGGAAACGCAAATACGTTTATATTTCCAAATTTAAACTGCGGAAATATCTGCTATAAAGCAGTGCAAAGAACCGCAAATGCTATAGCCATAGGTCCTATTTTACAAGGACTAAATAAACCAGTAAATGATCTAAGTCGTGGCTGTTTGGTCGAAGATATAGTAAATACAGTCTTAATAAGCGCAATACAATCCCAAGGAGAATAA